One Canis lupus baileyi chromosome 1, mCanLup2.hap1, whole genome shotgun sequence genomic window, AGTGGACTACCTTGCTTGCCCTTTCCCTTACTATATGGCTCTGCTCACATTCATGATACCTCTGCTCCACATTCTGCCCCTTTCTTATAATAGGCATATTCTTTGGATCTACTTGTGTCATGAATTGCCATAATAGTCACTGCCATGGGGCCCAGTGTGCTGATCCTACAAGATGCTTCTGATACTCATTTTGTAATATTTAGTTGTCTTCATCACTTGTGGATGGGCTGCTCTAGGTCACTGCTTTCCTACTTGCCCTGTCTTTCCTCTATGACTTGTTTCTTCCAGATGCTTTGTGGTTGCTGAACTTAGCAGGGGAAAGAACTCTGAGTGCCTGACTGAGAGGTCATGACTCTAGCCATGGCAGGAGGGACGTGGACAGGCCCTGGTGAGTGGGAGCTTGAAGTGGGTGTGACTTCTGGGCTGGGTTCAACTAGCACCAGAATCCTGTTTGGTGCCCAGGTTGTAGACCAtacttatttctatctttttctccttgttcttGTCTTTTATGTTCTGACCTCTGACCCAGGGCTGTCCATGCCCACTTTACTAGTGCTCTCTACTATTCCTTCTGCAGTGTTCTTTATTGGACAATGCTAATGTGTCATGACATACATATATCCTTAAATGATTCTAGGATACCAGTTGctcattttaaatcagattttactGGGCCTGGACATACATTTCTGCATAGCACTCACCAGTAGCCAAGGCCCTTCTAAAAATCATTTGCTGAAGAGTAAATTGGACATCCTGCCTGTTGGTTCTCCCTGAGCTACACCTCATTCTTGTGTATGTCCTTTGTGAAGGCTTCCTCATTCTGTGACCCTTCGGGACCCAGTATTGCACAGCAGCTTTTTCTTTAACCTGATCCCAAATCTGCTGTCCTGCTAATAGCCCCATGAACTAAATCCTGGGTATACTAGACACATTGGTGATGGGGTTGCCCCTTCCCACCAAAGTCATCATGCACTTCAACAGCATTTTTCTGCCTTTAGGTTGTTGGTGTGCAGTGGAGGATGAAGAGGCACCTTCTGAACAGAGTATTTCTATAGAAGTGTCACATGATAGTATTTCCAAGGCAGGTTCATCCACCCAGATGGCTCACCCTTGCGACATATGTGGCCCTATCTTGAAAGATATCTTGCACCAGGAAACACGCCAAGGGCTGAAACCTTACACATGTGGGGCCTGTGGGAAACAATTCTGCTTCACTGCAAACTTTCATCAGCACCAGAAGCAGTACAATGTAGAGAAACCCTTAAGAAGAGACAAAGGGAAGACCTCATTTGTCAAGAACTGTAGAGTTTGTGAAGAACCTCACCTGTCAGAAAAACCTTTTCAATGTGAGGAGGAGCAGACCCTCCAGGTCAGTTTGGGCAGTCACCAGCAGAAGGCCACTCACAGCAAGAAGAAGACAAGGAGCACCAGGAGTGGGGAGGCCTCTCACAGTGGCCAGATGCATTACAGGTGCAgcgaatgtgggaaggccttcaaCCGCAAAGACACACTTGTCCAGCACCAGAGAATccacactggagaaaggccttatgagtgcagtgaatgtgggaaagccttcagccGTAAAGCCACCCTTATCCAACAccagagaattcacactggagaaaggccttatgagtgcaaagaatgtggaaaagcctttagcCGCAAAGACAACCTTACTCAGCACAaaagaattcacactggagaaatGCCTTACAAGTGTAGTGAATGTGGAAAATACTTTAGTCATCATTCCAACCTAATTGTACACCAGAGAGTTCACAATGGAGCGAGGCCTTATAAGTGCAACAATTGTGGGAAAGTCTTCAGGCACAAATCCACACTTGTTCAGCATGAGAGTATTCATACTGGAGAAAATCCTTATGTTTGCAGTGATTGTGGGAAATCCTTTGGTCACAAATATACCCTCATTAAACACCAGAGGATTCACACTGAGGCAAGGCCTTTTGAGTGCATTGAATGTGGGAAATTCTTTAGTCGAAGCTCTGACTTTATTGCACATCAGAGAGTTCACACAGGGGAAAGGCCATTTGTGTGCAGCAAATGTGGGAAAGATTTCATCAGAACATCCCACCTTGTTAGGCACCAAaaagttcacactggagaaaggccaTATGAGTGCAATGAGTGTGGGAAAGCCTATAGTTTAAGTTCCCACCTCATTCGGCACCAGAAAGTTCACACTGCAGGAAGGCTTTAGGAGTGCTCTCAACAGGACTCATACGGAGAGGAGCTCTATGATTGCCCTTTGAGAGGAAGACATCAATCAGATGTTGAAACTCATATCTGAACATTAACACTGGGGAGATACCTTATGAATGCCAGGTACAGGGAAGGTTTCATGAATTGTGTTGCACTTTCAGACCTACTCAGGTCTTTGCCAGATTTGTCACTCAATGCCTGTGGCTGAAACCATGTCTGCTCTATCAGCTTAGTTACCGTTATGTCCTCAGGGAAGGTAGAACTTTGTACTCTCCAGTCCCTAGAGGGAAATAATAAGAATCCTGAATTAAATGGGATTCCTCATTCCCTCCCCACTGACTGGTTAAAAGTGTGGACCTTACATACATCTTTAGCCAAGAGGATCTGAGCTGTGTTCTGGTGGCTTACAAAAAAGGTTTACTTTCTTCATAGTGTTGGTCTCATGTGGTACTTATAACAGATTTTCCAGCCTTCAAGTCACCCAACCTGGAGAACTACTTACTTCTGTTGCTCTGGTTTCTATGATAATAAAGACCTTATTATTTAAGCCATTGTTAATTTTGGACATTCTTTTTACTGTTTGGAGTGGTTAGAAAACAATTAGGCCATGCAAAACTGAAGAGATAAACTGGGAGGGGGGTGCTCCTGGTTTCATGTGCCTCAACTGAAAGAGCAGGTTGACAGGGAAACATTCTCAGTCTACTTCTGGTATTGCTGACAAAAGTTTCTCAGGGGTTTGTGGGCCTGATGTCTGGATTTCAGAGTTATTTAAGAGCCCAGACATCACTTTGATGGTGATGTTGAGGGAGGTTGTGACAGCCTTCAATATGTTTGAGACCAGCATGGATTGAGTGTCTTATTTCCAGCATATGTGCCATATTTCACAGCACAGTTGAGGGGAAGCTGTTTCTGAGGACCTGCCAAGTGCCATATGCCATGAAGGCCAGAATCTGATCTGGTACCCAGGTCTCTGGCTGCAAGACTTACCAACCcaggaaggaaacaaaactgatgCCAAGACACAGTGTGAATAATTGGGCCTGGGGACTGGCAAATGAGAGTGGATGTTcccattttaaaaagacatccaCAAACATACCAGTCACTATGGCTGTATGAGATTGGGATGCATGGCAATTCTTAGCATCTCCAGAGCTTTGTCACTCTGACCAAGGTCAGTGACAGAGCaaagaatgtaaattttatttcgATTTCTGTACCTCTCTGGGCTCTATATCTAGTGTCTTTGCTGCATAGGCAAGAACTCTGGGGTATACATTGTGGTCCAGGGATGTAGATTTTGTGACCAGCCAGAGATTCTGGTGACTCACTGGGAAACAGCCTTCACTGCTTGCCAGTTTTTCTTGCTGCAGAGGCAGAGGTTCTCTACCAGATGtttggagagagaaaatagagtCACTATATTGATAGTCTGGTTTTCTAGTAGAAGTGGGAGACCCAGATGTTGCAGTGGAATCATCTTTTATAGTTTTACTGATGTGTAGTCAACATGGAATACACTGCATATACTAAAGTGCAATTTGGTAGGCCTTAATATATGTATAAGAAATTACCCAGCTGTAGTATTGAATATAACCACCCCCAAAGTTCCCTCATGCCCCTTCCTAATCCCTCTCAATGCTCTTCCAAATACTTCCCATCCCTTCCCCAGGCAACCATTGATTTACTTTCATTATagataaatttgccttttctagaaccttatttaaattgaattttagaaGTTTATTATTGTCCACTGTCTTTCATGCAATTATTTTGTGAATCATCCATGTTGTGTGTATAAATAGATGAGTAATACTCGATGGATATACTGCAGTTTATCCCTTTATCTTAATTGACCTGTTCTTCCCCcaaattctaaatattaaaaacaaagctggTGCAAATATTAATGTACAAGTCTTTATATGGACATTTAGCTGAGGAAATTCCTAAACAAAGTGTTGAAAGTGTGGTCTTCTTTGTATTGTTCATGGTAAAATGTGACACGGAAGAGATAAACATAGAGAAGAACTATTATACAGAAAAGACCCAAGATTTGATGATTTGGGGAATTCTTATCCTGTCTTAATTGCAAAAGACATTGAAATGAAATGATTCATGATCAGGAAAGCATGTTCTGGAGAAATAGCCATGGGTGTGACTGTATAGTCTCTTGTAATATCTCAGCAAGATCAAAAGAGCAGAGTATTCAGCCACATAGAATTTCTTTGAAGAGATTTGACTAAGCAGGTCTCCTCAGTATAAGCAGAGACCATCTTGGAAGCTTAAAGGCAACCCTTGGCCATCTCAGCAAAAGCAGAAATTGATATGGGATCATCCAGGGGGGGGAAATGTGTGGACTAACCTCTTGTCTAGTGGAGTGAATCTCTGTGTTATATACAGAAGAGCCACAAAGTTCTTGAAAATTTTGTGGTAGAAACACTTTGGATCTTAAAAGGACAGAATATGAAATTAGGACCTCCGATATTCTGCACATATGAAACTGGCTGGGAAAATTACTAAGTTGCAAACCTTTGTTACCTGTCATAGAAACGGAGGACTTAAAGGACAGAGTAGAACCCAGGATGGGGAGCTGAGAGCCCAGTGGCCAGAGCCCTGAACCTGGGTATTCCCAGACCTTGCTATTTAATGTAGTTTGCTAAGCTTGATTTCCAAATTTCTTGGAACTTGTGGCTTTcccttattctttcattttctcccttttgaaACAATGTGTATAACTATTACCCTAGGTCTATCCCACCATTTTATTTTGGGAGCAGATGCCTTGTTTTCCAGTTTTACAGATCCAGATGGAGAGGATTGTGTTCCAGGATGGATTATATCCAGAGCCTCAGACATATCTGATGTAGACAATATTTAGATGAGATTTGAGTGTTGAGTTGatatagaaatggaaggagacaTTTTGTGATCTTGGGATTGGTGGAATATATTTTGTAAGCAGGACAGATACGAATCTGAGGACCAGAGAGCAAACTGTAGTAGATGGAATTGTTGCTGCCAAAGATGTCCATGCCCTTatcctcagaacctgtgaatggTCCTGTAGATGACCAATGGAGCTTTGCATGTATAATACACTTTGTGATGAGACTTCCCCAGCTGGGCTCGATCTAATCCCATGAGTCATTAAAAACAGAACCTTTCCCAGCTatagggagaaagaggcagaagagtTAGACATGGCTGTATCAGGCCCTTTGTTCCATTGCTGGTT contains:
- the LOC140633588 gene encoding uncharacterized protein isoform X2, translating into MAHPCDICGPILKDILHQETRQGLKPYTCGACGKQFCFTANFHQHQKQYNVEKPLRRDKGKTSFVKNCRVCEEPHLSEKPFQCEEEQTLQVSLGSHQQKATHSKKKTRSTRSGEASHSGQMHYRCSECGKAFNRKDTLVQHQRIHTGERPYECSECGKAFSRKATLIQHQRIHTGERPYECKECGKAFSRKDNLTQHKRIHTGEMPYKCSECGKYFSHHSNLIVHQRVHNGARPYKCNNCGKVFRHKSTLVQHESIHTGENPYVCSDCGKSFGHKYTLIKHQRIHTEARPFECIECGKFFSRSSDFIAHQRVHTGERPFVCSKCGKDFIRTSHLVRHQKVHTGERPYECNECGKAYSLSSHLIRHQKVHTAGRL
- the LOC140633588 gene encoding uncharacterized protein isoform X1, translating into MTLAMAGGTWTGPGCWCAVEDEEAPSEQSISIEVSHDSISKAGSSTQMAHPCDICGPILKDILHQETRQGLKPYTCGACGKQFCFTANFHQHQKQYNVEKPLRRDKGKTSFVKNCRVCEEPHLSEKPFQCEEEQTLQVSLGSHQQKATHSKKKTRSTRSGEASHSGQMHYRCSECGKAFNRKDTLVQHQRIHTGERPYECSECGKAFSRKATLIQHQRIHTGERPYECKECGKAFSRKDNLTQHKRIHTGEMPYKCSECGKYFSHHSNLIVHQRVHNGARPYKCNNCGKVFRHKSTLVQHESIHTGENPYVCSDCGKSFGHKYTLIKHQRIHTEARPFECIECGKFFSRSSDFIAHQRVHTGERPFVCSKCGKDFIRTSHLVRHQKVHTGERPYECNECGKAYSLSSHLIRHQKVHTAGRL